In bacterium, the following are encoded in one genomic region:
- a CDS encoding YtxH domain-containing protein: MAENKGSDVLAIIAAALAGAVVGATIAVLLTPKSGEEMRRELKESLEDLTGKLKEVGISLKKKVEELVEKAKKAAEEGEEGPSPEEAQG, translated from the coding sequence GTGGCAGAGAACAAGGGTAGCGATGTCCTCGCTATCATAGCGGCCGCCCTGGCGGGAGCGGTAGTGGGGGCGACAATAGCGGTCCTTCTCACCCCAAAATCGGGAGAGGAAATGAGGAGAGAATTGAAGGAAAGCCTTGAGGACCTAACGGGCAAGCTGAAGGAAGTAGGCATCTCTCTAAAAAAGAAAGTGGAGGAGCTGGTCGAGAAGGCGAAGAAAGCCGCTGAGGAAGGGGAGGAAGGACCTTCCCCCGAGGAGGCACAAGGTTAA